The genomic DNA GGGAAGAGCTTTCCTCACGAGATCGGGATTTTCCTGGGTTATTCGCTTAAGGATGTGATTGGGTTCATGGGGTGGGCACCTCTGCCATTCACCTGCCAGGGTCCTTGGAAGATATTCGGTGACCCTTATCAGGTCTCAGGCTAGCAGAGATCCACCGGCGGTGTCGATGCAGGATTTCGCTGCAACTGGCTTTGGGCGACAACCCTCGTGAATGTCTCCTGGAAAATTTGCGAGGAAGTGTACCTGCAATACCGCAGCACCTTTTTCACCGTTGAATGAAAAAGAAAATCAATATCCGGGTGCTGCGCATTTTGCCTGAAGTAATTCGATTAGAGCTTGGCGGAAGATTGCCGCCACTTTATGCCACATCCCATTTAAAGAAACAACTGACTTGCGGTGAGGAGGAATCCATGGCGCCTTTGAGTGTCCTGCCGGGAAGGGTACGATTCGAAACAAAATGCCTGATAGGGTGCAGAATGAAATGTCTCCACCTTGAAGAGGTTATGGGCTCCAAACAAGGGGTTATCGCGGTTTCGGCCAGTCATAGGACCGGTAGTGTCTTGGTGAAGTATGACGAAAGCCTCGTCTCTCGCAGTAATATCGAAGTATACGTTGGAGAGGCATTGGTAACAGTGTCTGCCGAGGGTAATACGG from Geobacter sp. DSM 9736 includes the following:
- a CDS encoding DUF3793 family protein, producing MHPTNLEKTLSDLKSHLTGKSFPHEIGIFLGYSLKDVIGFMGWAPLPFTCQGPWKIFGDPYQVSG
- a CDS encoding HMA2 domain-containing protein; this translates as MAPLSVLPGRVRFETKCLIGCRMKCLHLEEVMGSKQGVIAVSASHRTGSVLVKYDESLVSRSNIEVYVGEALVTVSAEGNTEMVHLPALRKPSFGRDSTINAGHIVMEFALHTLLPAPLDFLLPAAASVLRR